From Candidatus Angelobacter sp., a single genomic window includes:
- the rpsK gene encoding 30S ribosomal protein S11, which produces MAEATDSKKPTPRKDAKTEAGGSPESPKAAAEGKAAKTPKKAGAPASSDETGKTSVDAAVATPAAVPVAPTAAELLADDAASKKIIKAKGAKNVASGIANILATFNNTQVTITDMQGNILGWSSAGRVGFKGSRKSTAFAAQQVAQDAARQAMSHGMKEVEVKVKGPGSGRESAIRALQAIGLEISSIKDVTPIPHNGCRPRKKRRV; this is translated from the coding sequence ATGGCAGAAGCAACCGATTCCAAGAAACCCACGCCGAGAAAGGACGCGAAAACGGAGGCGGGCGGATCGCCGGAAAGTCCGAAGGCTGCGGCGGAGGGCAAAGCGGCCAAAACGCCAAAAAAGGCCGGCGCACCAGCATCCTCTGACGAGACGGGCAAGACCTCAGTGGACGCTGCTGTTGCCACGCCTGCCGCAGTGCCCGTGGCGCCCACCGCCGCCGAGTTGCTGGCCGACGACGCCGCCAGCAAGAAGATCATCAAAGCAAAAGGCGCAAAGAACGTCGCTTCGGGCATCGCCAACATTCTGGCCACATTCAACAATACCCAGGTGACCATCACTGATATGCAGGGCAACATTCTGGGCTGGTCAAGTGCAGGTCGCGTGGGCTTCAAAGGATCGCGTAAGAGTACGGCTTTCGCGGCTCAGCAGGTCGCGCAGGACGCGGCGCGCCAGGCCATGTCGCACGGCATGAAGGAAGTCGAAGTCAAAGTGAAAGGGCCCGGCTCCGGACGCGAGTCGGCCATCCGTGCTCTGCAGGCGATCGGACTGGAAATCTCGTCCATCAAGGACGTGACGCCGATTCCGCACAACGGTTGCCGGCCGCGGAAGAAGCGCCGTGTCTGA
- the rpsD gene encoding 30S ribosomal protein S4, whose product MARYTGPRTRISRRFGVPIFGPSKYLERRNYGPGMHGPKSRRKMTDYALGLLEKQKLRYYYGLMERQFRNVYERALKRRGVTGETMLQILETRLDNVVYHLGFANTRPAARQLVSHGHVKVNGRKVNVPSYSLKVNDVVEVKDSNVSRQIATKNIEMATSRAVPDWLSLNKDAFKGSVVRIPTRDEIQPIANEQSVVEFYSR is encoded by the coding sequence ATGGCTCGTTACACAGGACCCCGCACGCGCATCAGCCGCCGGTTTGGCGTGCCCATATTTGGCCCGTCAAAGTATCTGGAGCGAAGAAACTATGGCCCAGGTATGCACGGGCCAAAATCCCGCCGCAAGATGACGGACTACGCGCTTGGCCTGCTCGAAAAGCAGAAGCTGCGTTATTACTATGGATTGATGGAGCGCCAGTTCCGCAACGTTTACGAACGCGCCCTCAAACGGCGCGGCGTAACCGGTGAAACGATGCTGCAGATTCTGGAAACGCGGCTGGACAACGTGGTGTATCACCTCGGCTTTGCAAATACGCGGCCGGCAGCGCGGCAGTTGGTCAGTCATGGTCATGTCAAGGTAAACGGGCGCAAGGTCAATGTTCCCTCGTACTCCCTCAAGGTGAATGATGTTGTGGAGGTGAAAGACTCGAACGTTTCACGACAGATCGCCACGAAGAACATCGAGATGGCCACGAGTCGCGCCGTGCCGGACTGGCTGTCGCTGAACAAGGACGCGTTCAAAGGTTCCGTTGTGCGGATTCCGACGCGCGACGAAATCCAGCCCATTGCCAATGAACAGTCAGTTGTCGAGTTTTATTCCCGCTAA